A single Pseudomonas sp. MM223 DNA region contains:
- the mltF_4 gene encoding Membrane-bound lytic murein transglycosylase F (*Name mltF_4), whose product MFAHTALRQRCAKWLLATGLFLLLGACVEKPSTLERVKEDGVLRVITRNSPATYFQDRNGETGFEYELVKHFADDLGVKLEIETADNLDELFDDLGKPSGPVLAAAGLVSSERRAAQAKFSHPYLEVTPQVIYRNGRPRPTNAKGLVGKKIMVLKGSSHADLLAELKSRTLAWNMKSRMPWRWSTCCAWSTKARST is encoded by the coding sequence ATGTTCGCCCACACTGCTTTGCGCCAGCGTTGCGCCAAATGGCTTCTCGCAACCGGACTCTTTCTGCTGCTCGGTGCCTGCGTTGAAAAACCCAGCACCCTCGAGCGCGTGAAGGAGGATGGCGTGCTGCGCGTAATCACCCGCAACAGCCCGGCCACCTACTTCCAGGATCGCAACGGCGAAACCGGTTTCGAGTACGAGCTGGTCAAGCATTTCGCCGACGATCTAGGTGTGAAGCTGGAGATCGAGACTGCCGACAACCTCGATGAGCTGTTCGACGACCTTGGCAAACCCTCCGGCCCGGTGCTGGCAGCAGCCGGCCTGGTCAGCAGCGAGCGGCGCGCGGCCCAGGCAAAATTCTCGCACCCCTACCTGGAAGTAACCCCGCAGGTCATCTACCGCAACGGCCGCCCCCGCCCGACCAACGCCAAAGGCCTGGTCGGCAAGAAAATCATGGTGCTCAAAGGCAGCAGCCATGCCGACCTGCTGGCCGAGCTGAAAAGCAGAACCCTGGCCTGGAATATGAAGAGTCGGATGCCGTGGAGGTGGTCGACCTGCTGCGCATGGTCGACGAAGGCCAGATCGACCTGA
- the purL_1 gene encoding Phosphoribosylformylglycinamidine synthase (*Name purL_1) has translation MLILRGAPALSAFRHGKLLEQLSQKVPAVTGLYAEFAHFADVDGELTADQQQVLGRLLKYGPSVPVQEPTGRLFLVVPRLGTISPWASKASDIAHNCGLQSIQRLERGIAYYVAGTLSDADAALIAAELHDRMTQRVLAQLEQASDLFSHAQPKPMTSVDILAGGRDALAQANIDLGLALAEDEIDYLVAAFQGLKRNPNDIELMMFAQANSEHCRHKIFNASWDIDGQAQEKSLFGMIKNTYQMHNEGVLSAYKDNASVIVGNVAGRFFPNPETRQYGAVQEPVHILMKVETHNHPTAIAPFSGASTGSGGEIRDEGATGRGAKPKAGLTGFTVSNLRIPGFEQPWEQAYGKPERIVDALDIMIEGPLGGAAFNNEFGRPALTGYFRTFEQAINTPHGEEVRGYHKPIMLAGGMGNIREDHVQKGEITVGAKLIVLGGPAMLIGLGGGAASSVATGASRQTWTSLRYSAKTLKWSAVARRSSTAAGSWATTTRSPSSTTSARAVSPTPSLSWSTTVAVVAASSCVTCPMTSRAWPRTKSGATSRKSVTCWLSARSISSVSRPSASVSVARLPWSAKRLKSRT, from the coding sequence ATGTTGATCCTGCGCGGCGCTCCTGCCCTTTCTGCCTTTCGCCACGGTAAATTACTCGAGCAACTGAGCCAGAAAGTCCCCGCTGTTACTGGTTTGTATGCCGAATTCGCCCACTTCGCCGATGTCGACGGCGAGCTGACCGCCGACCAGCAGCAGGTGCTGGGCCGTCTGCTCAAGTACGGCCCGAGCGTGCCGGTACAGGAGCCGACCGGCCGCCTGTTCCTGGTCGTGCCGCGCCTGGGCACCATTTCGCCGTGGGCCAGCAAGGCCAGCGACATCGCCCACAACTGCGGCCTGCAGTCGATCCAGCGCCTGGAGCGCGGCATCGCCTACTACGTCGCCGGCACCCTGAGCGACGCTGACGCAGCCTTGATTGCCGCCGAACTGCATGACCGCATGACCCAGCGTGTGCTGGCCCAGCTGGAGCAGGCGTCCGACCTGTTCAGCCACGCCCAGCCCAAGCCGATGACCTCGGTGGACATCCTGGCCGGTGGCCGTGACGCCCTGGCCCAGGCCAACATCGACCTGGGCCTGGCCCTGGCCGAAGACGAGATCGACTACCTGGTCGCTGCCTTCCAGGGGCTCAAGCGCAACCCGAACGACATCGAACTGATGATGTTCGCCCAGGCCAACTCCGAGCACTGCCGCCACAAGATCTTCAACGCCAGTTGGGACATCGACGGCCAGGCTCAGGAAAAAAGCCTGTTCGGCATGATCAAGAACACCTACCAGATGCACAACGAAGGCGTGCTGTCCGCCTACAAGGACAACGCCTCGGTCATCGTCGGTAACGTGGCCGGCCGCTTCTTCCCGAACCCTGAAACCCGCCAGTACGGCGCGGTGCAGGAGCCGGTGCACATCCTCATGAAGGTGGAAACCCACAACCACCCGACCGCCATCGCCCCGTTCTCTGGCGCCTCCACCGGCTCCGGTGGCGAAATCCGCGACGAAGGTGCGACCGGCCGTGGCGCCAAGCCCAAGGCGGGCCTGACCGGTTTCACCGTGTCCAACCTGCGCATTCCGGGCTTCGAACAGCCTTGGGAGCAGGCCTACGGCAAGCCTGAGCGTATCGTCGACGCCCTCGACATCATGATCGAAGGCCCTCTGGGTGGCGCGGCGTTCAACAACGAATTCGGTCGCCCGGCCCTGACCGGTTACTTCCGTACCTTCGAGCAGGCCATCAACACCCCCCACGGTGAAGAAGTGCGCGGCTACCACAAGCCGATCATGCTGGCCGGTGGCATGGGCAACATCCGTGAAGACCACGTGCAGAAGGGCGAGATCACCGTCGGCGCCAAGCTGATCGTGCTCGGCGGCCCGGCCATGCTGATCGGCCTGGGCGGCGGCGCCGCTTCGTCGGTGGCTACCGGTGCCAGCCGGCAGACCTGGACTTCGCTTCGGTACAGCGCGAAAACCCTGAAATGGAGCGCCGTTGCCAGGAGGTCATCGACCGCTGCTGGCAGCTGGGCGACAACAACCCGATCGCCTTCATCCACGACGTCGGCGCGGGCGGTATCTCCAACGCCTTCCCTGAGCTGGTCAACGACGGTGGCCGTGGTGGCCGCTTCGAGCTGCGTAACGTGCCCAATGACGAGCCGGGCATGGCCCCGCACGAAATCTGGAGCAACGAGTCGCAAGAGCGTTACGTGCTGGCTGTCAGCGCGGTCGATTTCGAGCGTTTCCAGGCCATCTGCGAGCGTGAGCGTTGCCCGTTTGCCGTGGTCGGCGAAGCGACTGAAGAGCCGCACCTGA
- the purL_2 gene encoding Phosphoribosylformylglycinamidine synthase (*Name purL_2) encodes MVGEATEEPHLTVSDSHFGNTPVDMPLDVLLGKPPRMHRSVTREAELGDDFDPSELDLDTAVQRVLNHPAVASKSFLITIGDRTITGLVARDQMVGPWQVPVADCAVTATSFDVYTGEAMAMGERTPLALLDAPASGRMAIGETLTNLAASRIEKLSDIKLSANWMSAAGHPGEDARLYDTVKAVGMELCPELGITIPVGKDSMSMKTKWSDEGGEKSVTSPMSLIITGFAPVTDIRKTLTPQLRMDKGETDLILIDLGRGKNRMGASILAQTYGKIAAQAPDVDDAEDLKAFFAVIQGLNADGHLLAYHDRSDGGLLTTVVEMAFAGHCGLDLQLDPLTDNRKDVPAILFNEELGAVIQVRQDATPDVLAQFSAAGLGEGCVAVIGKPVNNAEVSISLNGEVLFDDDRRMLQRQWAETSYQIQRLRDNADCADQEFDLLLEEDNPGLSVKLGFDVNDDIAAPYIKKGVRPQVAILREQGVNGQVEMAAAFDRAGFAAIDVHMSDILAGRVDFEAFKGLVACGGFSYGDVLGAGEGWAKSALFNARARDAFQAFFERTDSFALGVCNGCQMMSNLHELIPGTEFWPHFVRNRSEQFEARVAMVEVQKSNSIFLQGMAGSRMPIAIAHGEGHAEFANEAALLEADLSGCVALRYVDNHGKVTEAYPANPNGSPRGITGLTSRDGRVTIMMPHPERVFRAVQNSWRPDEWQEDAALMRMFRNARVWVN; translated from the coding sequence GTGGTCGGCGAAGCGACTGAAGAGCCGCACCTGACTGTAAGCGACAGCCACTTCGGCAACACGCCTGTGGACATGCCGCTGGACGTGCTGCTGGGCAAGCCGCCGCGCATGCACCGTTCGGTTACCCGCGAGGCCGAGCTGGGCGATGACTTCGACCCGAGCGAGCTGGACCTGGACACCGCCGTTCAGCGTGTACTGAACCACCCGGCCGTGGCCAGCAAGAGCTTCCTGATCACCATCGGCGACCGCACCATCACCGGCCTGGTTGCCCGTGACCAGATGGTCGGCCCGTGGCAGGTACCGGTGGCCGACTGCGCCGTCACCGCCACCAGCTTCGACGTCTACACCGGTGAAGCCATGGCCATGGGCGAGCGTACCCCGCTGGCGCTGCTGGATGCCCCGGCGTCCGGCCGCATGGCCATCGGCGAAACCCTGACCAACCTGGCCGCTTCGCGCATCGAGAAGCTGTCCGACATCAAGCTGTCGGCCAACTGGATGTCCGCTGCCGGCCACCCGGGTGAAGACGCCCGCCTGTACGACACCGTCAAGGCTGTCGGCATGGAGCTGTGCCCGGAGCTGGGCATTACCATTCCGGTCGGCAAAGACTCGATGTCGATGAAGACCAAGTGGAGCGATGAGGGCGGCGAGAAGAGCGTCACTTCGCCCATGTCGCTGATCATCACCGGCTTTGCCCCGGTCACCGACATCCGTAAAACCCTGACCCCGCAACTGCGCATGGACAAGGGCGAAACCGACCTGATCCTGATCGACCTGGGCCGCGGCAAAAACCGCATGGGCGCCTCGATCCTGGCCCAGACCTACGGCAAGATCGCGGCCCAGGCACCGGACGTCGACGACGCCGAAGACCTCAAGGCCTTCTTCGCCGTGATCCAGGGCCTGAATGCCGACGGCCACCTGCTGGCCTACCACGACCGTTCCGACGGCGGCTTGCTGACCACCGTGGTGGAAATGGCCTTCGCCGGCCACTGCGGCCTCGACCTGCAACTCGACCCGCTGACTGACAACCGCAAGGACGTGCCGGCCATCCTCTTCAACGAAGAACTGGGTGCGGTCATCCAGGTTCGTCAGGATGCCACCCCGGACGTGCTGGCACAGTTCAGCGCAGCCGGCCTGGGCGAAGGTTGCGTGGCGGTGATCGGCAAGCCGGTCAACAACGCCGAAGTGTCCATCAGCCTGAACGGCGAAGTGTTGTTTGACGACGACCGTCGCATGCTGCAGCGCCAGTGGGCCGAGACCAGCTACCAGATCCAGCGCCTGCGCGACAACGCTGACTGTGCCGACCAGGAATTCGACCTGCTGCTTGAGGAAGACAACCCGGGCCTGTCGGTCAAGCTGGGCTTCGACGTCAACGACGACATCGCCGCGCCTTACATCAAGAAGGGCGTGCGCCCGCAAGTGGCCATCCTGCGTGAGCAGGGCGTCAACGGCCAGGTCGAGATGGCAGCCGCCTTCGACCGCGCCGGCTTCGCCGCCATCGACGTGCACATGAGTGACATCCTCGCAGGCCGTGTCGACTTCGAGGCCTTCAAGGGCCTGGTCGCCTGCGGTGGCTTCTCGTACGGTGACGTGCTGGGTGCCGGTGAAGGCTGGGCCAAGTCGGCGCTGTTCAACGCCCGTGCCCGTGATGCCTTCCAGGCCTTCTTCGAGCGTACCGACAGCTTCGCCCTGGGCGTGTGCAACGGTTGCCAGATGATGTCCAACCTGCACGAGCTGATCCCGGGCACCGAGTTCTGGCCGCACTTCGTGCGTAACCGCTCGGAGCAGTTCGAGGCACGTGTGGCCATGGTCGAAGTGCAGAAGTCCAACTCGATCTTCCTGCAGGGCATGGCCGGTTCGCGCATGCCGATCGCCATCGCCCACGGCGAAGGCCATGCCGAGTTCGCCAACGAAGCGGCACTGCTGGAAGCCGACCTGTCCGGTTGCGTGGCCCTGCGCTACGTCGACAACCATGGCAAGGTCACCGAAGCCTACCCGGCCAACCCGAACGGCTCGCCGCGTGGTATCACCGGCCTGACCAGCCGCGACGGCCGCGTGACCATCATGATGCCGCACCCGGAGCGTGTATTCCGCGCCGTGCAGAACTCCTGGCGCCCGGATGAGTGGCAGGAAGATGCCGCGCTGATGCGTATGTTCCGCAACGCGCGGGTGTGGGTGAACTAA
- a CDS encoding GTP cyclohydrolase 1 type 2, which produces MYKLAFFVPASHVEVVKAAVFAAGGGRIGDYDHCAWQTLGQGQFRPLDGSQPYLGQTGQVEVVEEWKVELVVADDLIAQVVAALKQSHPYETPAYEVWRLAEF; this is translated from the coding sequence GTGTACAAGCTCGCCTTCTTCGTCCCCGCCAGCCATGTCGAAGTGGTCAAGGCCGCTGTGTTCGCCGCAGGTGGCGGGCGCATCGGTGACTATGACCACTGCGCCTGGCAAACCCTGGGCCAGGGCCAGTTTCGCCCGTTGGACGGCAGCCAGCCGTACCTCGGGCAAACCGGCCAGGTCGAGGTGGTGGAGGAGTGGAAGGTAGAGCTGGTGGTGGCTGACGACCTGATTGCCCAGGTCGTCGCAGCGCTGAAGCAAAGCCACCCGTACGAGACGCCAGCTTATGAAGTCTGGCGGCTCGCCGAGTTCTAA
- the tatC_1 gene encoding Sec-independent protein translocase protein TatC (*Name tatC_1) has product MSSAMDPAASMPLTEHLRDLRKRLMRCLALVALVFAGLFPFAQTLYTLISEPLRRFLPEGASMIATSVTSPFLTPFKLTAMCALFVAMPLLLHQAWGFLAPGLYRRERRIALPLLVSSIVLFYAGMAFAFFLVFPMMFGFFASVTPDGVAMMTDISQYLDFILALFLAFGLAFEIPVATFIVVWVGLADVATLRRSRPYVIVGCFVVGMILTPPDVFSQTMLAVPMWILFEVGLLACAWLKRPEPGKEIVAG; this is encoded by the coding sequence ATGAGTAGTGCCATGGACCCGGCGGCCAGCATGCCGCTGACCGAACACCTGCGCGACCTGCGTAAACGCCTGATGCGTTGCCTGGCACTGGTGGCACTGGTGTTCGCCGGCCTGTTCCCTTTCGCCCAGACGCTGTACACGCTCATTTCCGAGCCGCTGCGGCGCTTTTTGCCGGAAGGCGCGAGCATGATCGCCACCAGCGTCACGTCACCGTTTCTGACGCCGTTCAAGCTGACCGCAATGTGCGCGCTGTTCGTAGCCATGCCGCTGCTGCTACACCAGGCCTGGGGTTTTCTGGCGCCGGGGCTGTACCGCCGTGAGCGGCGCATTGCCCTGCCGCTGCTGGTGTCGAGCATCGTGCTGTTCTATGCCGGCATGGCCTTCGCGTTCTTTCTGGTGTTCCCGATGATGTTCGGCTTTTTTGCCAGCGTGACACCGGACGGTGTGGCGATGATGACCGACATCAGCCAGTACCTGGACTTCATCCTGGCGCTGTTCCTGGCGTTCGGGCTGGCGTTCGAGATCCCGGTGGCGACGTTCATCGTGGTCTGGGTGGGGTTGGCCGATGTGGCCACTTTGCGGCGCAGCAGGCCCTACGTGATCGTCGGGTGCTTTGTGGTGGGGATGATCCTGACGCCGCCGGATGTGTTTTCGCAGACGATGCTGGCGGTGCCGATGTGGATACTGTTCGAGGTGGGGTTGCTGGCGTGTGCCTGGTTGAAGCGGCCTGAGCCCGGCAAAGAGATTGTGGCTGGCTGA
- the tatB_1 gene encoding Sec-independent protein translocase protein TatB (*Name tatB_1) has translation MFEVGFSELLLVGVVALLVLGPERLPVAARTLGRGLGQARRAMHALRTQVEREIELPNLDSAPLQRLEQEIRQGISLNAEPANDAATVAVPKENAS, from the coding sequence ATGTTCGAGGTAGGCTTCAGCGAGCTGCTGCTGGTTGGCGTCGTCGCGCTGCTGGTGCTGGGCCCGGAGCGCCTGCCGGTGGCGGCACGCACGCTTGGCCGCGGCCTGGGCCAGGCGCGGCGGGCCATGCACGCCTTGCGCACGCAGGTAGAACGCGAGATCGAGTTGCCCAACCTCGACAGCGCCCCGTTGCAGCGCCTGGAACAGGAGATCCGCCAAGGTATCAGCCTGAACGCAGAGCCGGCCAATGATGCCGCCACGGTCGCCGTCCCCAAGGAAAACGCCTCATGA
- the tatA_1 gene encoding Sec-independent protein translocase protein TatA (*Name tatA_1) translates to MGGIGIWQLVIVLLIVFLLFGTKRLKGLGSDVGEAIQGFRKSMGGDTDANAPGQAQVQQQAPLTGQATQQPQADRQA, encoded by the coding sequence ATGGGTGGCATTGGAATCTGGCAGCTGGTGATCGTACTGCTGATCGTGTTTTTGCTGTTTGGTACCAAGCGCCTCAAGGGCCTGGGTAGCGACGTTGGCGAGGCGATCCAGGGTTTTCGCAAGTCCATGGGCGGCGACACTGACGCCAACGCACCTGGCCAGGCGCAAGTTCAACAACAGGCTCCGCTGACCGGCCAGGCCACGCAGCAGCCTCAAGCGGACCGTCAGGCCTGA
- the xcpQ_1 gene encoding Secretin XcpQ (*Name xcpQ_1), translating to MPVRYCVAAVLSLALAVGLPEARAEEPVFDENGTPMYEVNFVDTELGEFIDSVSRITGTTFIVDPRVKGKVTVRTVDLHDADAIYDIFLAQLRAQGYATVDLPNGSVKIVPDQAARLEPVPVEAGGQQGEGSDSVATRVFNVRNAASEQVLGILKPLIDPRVGVITPYPAAHQLVVTDWRSNLDRIASLLRQLDRPQEVPGNGSTQVIYLRHANAGEVVKVLRGLSQEGMAPAEGAGEGETKDRPVMAASGGPGIRLEYEEGTNAVVMVGPDSELAAYRTIVEQLDIRRAQVVVEAIIAEVSDSSAQELGVQWLFADEKFGAGIVNFGSNGVNIANIAGAAASGDNEALGDLLSATTGATAGIGHFGGGFNFAMLVNALKGKSGFNLLSTPTLLTLDNAEASILVGQEVPFVTGSVTQNNANPYQTIERKEVGVKLRIKPQINIDNSVRLDIVQEVSSIAESSAASDVITNKREIKTKVMVEDNGLVILGGLISDELSTSNQRVPLLGDIPYLGRLFRSDATKNTKQNLMVFIRPRILRDGPSLAGLSEDKYRTLQQTTPLQLPDLAEGTPLLQVFPSSRARLEGGAW from the coding sequence ATGCCTGTTAGATACTGCGTGGCCGCCGTGCTGAGCCTGGCCCTGGCCGTAGGCCTACCTGAGGCTCGCGCCGAAGAGCCAGTGTTCGATGAAAATGGTACGCCGATGTACGAGGTGAACTTTGTCGATACCGAACTGGGCGAGTTCATCGACAGCGTGTCGCGCATCACCGGCACCACCTTCATCGTCGACCCCCGGGTCAAGGGCAAGGTTACCGTGCGCACTGTCGACCTGCACGACGCCGATGCCATCTACGACATCTTCCTGGCGCAGTTGCGCGCCCAGGGCTACGCCACCGTCGACCTGCCCAACGGCAGCGTGAAGATCGTCCCCGACCAGGCCGCACGCCTGGAGCCGGTGCCGGTAGAGGCGGGGGGGCAGCAGGGCGAGGGCAGTGACAGCGTGGCGACTCGGGTATTCAATGTGCGCAACGCCGCCAGCGAGCAGGTGCTGGGCATTCTCAAACCGCTGATCGACCCACGGGTCGGGGTGATCACACCGTACCCGGCGGCGCACCAGTTGGTGGTGACCGACTGGCGCAGCAACCTGGACCGTATCGCCAGCCTGCTGCGCCAACTCGACCGCCCACAGGAGGTCCCCGGCAACGGCAGTACCCAAGTCATCTACCTGCGCCACGCCAACGCTGGTGAAGTGGTCAAGGTGTTGCGCGGGCTTAGCCAGGAAGGCATGGCGCCGGCGGAAGGCGCGGGCGAAGGCGAAACCAAGGACAGGCCGGTGATGGCTGCCAGCGGTGGCCCGGGTATTCGCCTGGAGTACGAAGAAGGCACCAACGCCGTGGTCATGGTCGGCCCCGACAGCGAGCTGGCCGCCTACCGCACCATCGTCGAACAGCTGGACATCCGCCGTGCCCAGGTGGTGGTAGAGGCCATCATCGCCGAGGTGTCCGACAGCAGCGCCCAGGAGCTAGGCGTGCAATGGTTGTTTGCCGACGAAAAGTTTGGCGCCGGCATCGTCAACTTCGGCAGCAACGGGGTGAACATTGCCAACATCGCCGGGGCTGCTGCCAGTGGCGACAACGAGGCGCTGGGTGACTTGTTGTCCGCGACCACCGGCGCCACGGCGGGCATCGGCCATTTCGGCGGCGGGTTCAACTTTGCCATGCTGGTCAATGCACTGAAGGGCAAGAGCGGCTTCAACCTGTTGTCCACGCCTACTCTGTTGACCCTGGACAACGCCGAAGCGTCGATCCTGGTTGGCCAGGAAGTGCCCTTCGTTACCGGCTCTGTCACGCAAAACAACGCCAACCCGTACCAGACCATCGAGCGCAAAGAAGTTGGGGTGAAACTGCGCATCAAGCCGCAGATCAACATCGATAACAGCGTGCGCCTGGACATTGTCCAGGAAGTGTCGTCGATTGCCGAGTCCAGCGCGGCCAGCGACGTCATCACCAACAAGCGCGAAATCAAGACCAAGGTCATGGTCGAAGACAATGGCCTGGTCATTCTCGGCGGCCTGATCAGCGACGAGTTGAGCACCAGCAACCAGCGGGTGCCGCTGCTCGGTGATATCCCTTACCTGGGCCGGCTGTTCCGCTCCGATGCCACCAAGAACACCAAGCAGAACCTGATGGTGTTCATCCGCCCGCGTATTTTGCGGGACGGGCCGAGCCTGGCCGGGCTCAGCGAAGACAAATACCGCACCTTGCAGCAGACCACACCGCTGCAACTGCCGGACCTTGCAGAGGGCACGCCGCTGCTGCAGGTATTCCCCTCCAGCCGCGCACGCCTCGAAGGCGGTGCCTGGTGA
- the epsE_2 gene encoding Type II secretion system protein E (*Name epsE_2), with translation MLPYRQARQSGVAMTTTDQGWQLWLRADADSAQLQELLRVHGQPGRLEYLEPALFDERLGQLYQGGDGATEALIEGIGDQVDLDSLMSEMPQIEDLLESDDEAPVIRLINGLFSQALRLRASDIHIETFEQSLVVRLRVDGHLREVLRPPRALSAMLVSRIKVMARLDIAEKRQPQDGRITLRAAGREVDVRVSTLPGIHGERVVMRVLDKQASLLALGNLGMPAAVLQGLRSCLARPNGIVLSTGPTGSGKTTTLYASLNSLNDGSRNILTVEDPVEYAIAGIGQTAINPRAGLTFASGLRAILRQDPDVIMLGEIRDQETAQIAVQASLTGHLVLSTLHTNSAVGAVTRLRDMGIEPFLIASCLRGVLAQRLVRRLCRCAVAHPLQAAERDLWPELAALGSSYHAVGCELCQGSGYVGRLGLYEFIELDTGLIGLLYDGASELAMQDYLAERRQSLVAMASDCLARGETSLAEVLRVVQG, from the coding sequence ATGCTGCCGTACCGCCAGGCACGGCAGAGCGGGGTGGCCATGACCACGACGGACCAGGGTTGGCAGCTGTGGTTGCGGGCCGACGCCGACAGCGCCCAGTTGCAGGAGCTGCTGCGGGTACATGGCCAGCCCGGCAGGCTCGAATACCTGGAACCTGCCCTGTTCGACGAACGCCTCGGCCAGCTGTACCAGGGCGGCGATGGGGCCACTGAGGCACTGATCGAAGGCATCGGCGACCAGGTTGACCTGGACAGCCTGATGAGCGAGATGCCGCAGATCGAAGACCTGCTGGAAAGCGATGACGAAGCCCCGGTAATCCGCCTGATCAATGGCCTGTTCAGCCAGGCGTTGCGCCTGCGCGCCTCGGATATCCATATCGAAACCTTCGAGCAAAGCCTGGTGGTGCGCCTGCGCGTCGATGGCCACCTGCGCGAAGTGTTGCGCCCGCCGCGTGCGCTGTCGGCCATGCTGGTGTCGCGGATAAAAGTCATGGCACGCCTGGATATCGCCGAGAAGCGCCAGCCCCAGGATGGCCGTATTACCCTGCGCGCGGCGGGGCGCGAGGTGGATGTGCGGGTTTCGACACTGCCCGGCATCCATGGCGAGCGCGTGGTGATGCGTGTGCTCGACAAGCAGGCCAGCCTGCTGGCGCTGGGCAACCTGGGTATGCCAGCCGCGGTGTTGCAAGGCCTGCGCAGTTGCCTGGCGCGGCCCAACGGTATTGTGCTGTCTACCGGCCCGACCGGTTCGGGCAAAACCACCACCCTTTACGCCAGCCTCAACAGCCTCAACGACGGCAGCCGCAACATTCTCACGGTCGAGGACCCGGTGGAATACGCCATCGCCGGCATCGGCCAGACCGCCATCAACCCGCGTGCGGGGCTGACCTTCGCCAGCGGCCTGCGCGCCATCCTGCGCCAGGACCCTGACGTGATCATGCTCGGCGAAATCCGTGACCAGGAAACCGCGCAAATCGCCGTGCAGGCCAGCCTGACCGGCCACCTGGTGCTGTCCACCCTGCACACCAACAGTGCCGTGGGCGCGGTGACCCGCCTGCGCGACATGGGCATCGAACCGTTTTTGATCGCCTCGTGCTTGCGCGGTGTGCTGGCCCAGCGCCTGGTGCGGCGCTTGTGCCGTTGCGCCGTGGCACACCCGCTGCAAGCTGCCGAGCGCGACCTGTGGCCGGAACTGGCGGCGTTGGGCAGCAGCTACCACGCGGTGGGCTGCGAGCTATGCCAGGGCAGCGGCTATGTCGGGCGCCTGGGCCTGTACGAATTCATCGAACTGGATACCGGGCTGATCGGCTTGCTGTATGACGGCGCCAGTGAACTGGCCATGCAAGATTACCTGGCCGAGCGCCGGCAAAGCCTGGTCGCCATGGCCAGCGACTGCCTGGCCCGTGGCGAGACCAGCCTGGCCGAAGTGCTGCGCGTGGTGCAGGGCTAA
- the gspF gene encoding Putative type II secretion system protein F (*Name gspF): protein MPTYRYQAVDLAGKTRKASLQADNERHARQLLRDQGLFARQLQRQDIGDRQPRRQRLSRAQLCELTRQLATLTGAGIPLVDALGTLERQLRQPALHTVLVALRGSLAEGLGLARSLARQGAPFTGLYCALVEAGERSGRLAQVLTRLADHLEQVQRQQHKARTALIYPTVLMGVSLAVVIGLMTFVVPKLTEQFAHAGQSLPLITALLIGLSQGLVQAGPWLLGLALLTGGLGTLLLRKPHWCLRRDQMLLRLPRIGCLLQVLESARLARSLAILCSSGVALLEALQVATETVGNRRIRQAMEQVRQQVQGGTSLHRALDASQQFPPLLVNMVGSGEASGTLADMLERVADDQERGFARQVDTAMALFEPLMILVMGAVVLFIVLAVLLPIMQLNQGLQL, encoded by the coding sequence ATGCCGACCTATCGCTACCAGGCCGTCGACCTCGCCGGCAAAACTCGCAAGGCCAGCCTGCAGGCTGACAATGAGCGCCATGCGCGCCAGTTGCTGCGCGATCAAGGCCTGTTTGCCCGCCAGTTGCAGCGCCAGGACATCGGCGATCGGCAACCCCGGCGCCAGCGACTGAGCCGTGCCCAACTGTGTGAACTGACACGTCAGCTGGCCACATTGACCGGTGCCGGCATCCCCTTGGTCGATGCCTTGGGCACCCTTGAGCGCCAGCTGCGTCAACCTGCCCTGCACACTGTGCTGGTGGCCCTGCGCGGCTCCCTCGCCGAAGGCCTGGGCCTGGCCCGCAGCCTGGCGCGCCAGGGGGCGCCGTTCACTGGCTTGTACTGCGCGCTGGTCGAGGCTGGCGAGCGTTCCGGGCGCCTGGCCCAGGTGCTGACCCGGCTGGCCGATCACCTCGAACAGGTACAACGGCAACAGCACAAGGCACGTACTGCGCTGATCTACCCCACCGTATTGATGGGCGTATCGCTTGCCGTGGTCATCGGCCTGATGACCTTTGTCGTGCCCAAGCTTACCGAACAGTTTGCCCACGCCGGGCAAAGCCTGCCGCTGATCACCGCGTTGCTGATCGGCCTGAGCCAGGGCCTGGTGCAGGCCGGGCCTTGGTTGCTGGGGCTGGCGTTATTGACGGGTGGGCTCGGCACCTTGCTGTTGCGCAAGCCGCACTGGTGCCTGCGCCGCGACCAGATGCTGCTGCGCCTGCCGCGTATCGGCTGCCTGTTGCAGGTGCTGGAAAGCGCACGCCTGGCGCGCAGCCTGGCGATTCTGTGCAGCAGTGGCGTGGCCCTGCTCGAAGCCTTGCAAGTGGCCACCGAAACCGTCGGCAACCGGCGCATCCGCCAAGCCATGGAGCAGGTGCGCCAGCAAGTACAAGGCGGCACCAGCCTGCACCGTGCGCTGGATGCCAGCCAGCAATTCCCCCCGCTGCTGGTGAACATGGTCGGCAGTGGCGAGGCCAGCGGCACCCTGGCCGACATGCTTGAGCGCGTGGCCGATGACCAGGAGCGCGGCTTCGCCCGCCAGGTCGATACCGCCATGGCGCTGTTCGAACCCCTGATGATCCTGGTGATGGGCGCCGTGGTGCTGTTCATCGTGCTGGCGGTGCTGCTGCCGATCATGCAACTGAACCAGGGCCTGCAACTGTGA